A single Vigna radiata var. radiata cultivar VC1973A chromosome 8, Vradiata_ver6, whole genome shotgun sequence DNA region contains:
- the LOC106772284 gene encoding glutamine--tRNA ligase, whose amino-acid sequence MPAKDDSSDKEKCLDLFLKIGLDERTARNTVANNKVTANLTSVINEAGVTDGCSRTVGNLLYTVATKYPANALPHRPTLLQYIVSSKVKTTAQLDAALSFLATTGLENLDLKTFEEACGVGIEVSTEDIKQAVSEVVEENKATILELRYRTNVGELLGHVRKRLPWGDAKVAKQLVDAKLYELLGERTAADDEKPSRKKKEKPAKVEDKAPVATPEKSPEEDLNPYLIFPNPEENFKVHTEVPFSDGSILRCCNTRALLDKHLKATGGKVLTRFPPEPNGYLHIGHAKAMFIDFGLAKDRDGGCYLRYDDTNPEAEKKEYIDHIEEIVQWMGWKPFKITYTSDYFQELYELAVELIKKGHAYVDHQTPDEIKEYREKKMNSPWRDRPISESLKLFEDMKSGLVEEGKATLRMKQDMQSDNYNMYDLIAYRIKFTPHPHAGDKWCIYPSYDYAHCIVDSLENITHSLCTLEFETRRASYYWLLHALGIYQPYVWEYSRLNVSNTVMSKRKLNRLVTEKWVDGWDDPRLMTLAGLRRRGMTPTAINAFVRGIGITRSDGTLISVERLEYHVREELNRTAPRAMVVLHPLKVVITNLEANLAIEVDAKLWPDAKADDASAFYKIPFSNVVYIERSDFRMQDSKDYYGLAPGKSAILRYAFPIKCTEVILADDNETILEIRAEYDPSKKTKPKGVLHWVSQPSPGVDPLKVEVRLFERLFLSENPAELDNWLGDLNPNSKVIIPGAYGVSSLRNAKVGDNFQFERLGYFVVDQDSTPEKLVFNRTVTLKDSYSKGGK is encoded by the exons ATGCCGGCGAAGGACGACAGTTCCGACAAGGAGAAGTGCCTCGATCTCTTTCTGAAGATTGGTTTAGACGAGCGCACAGCTCGAAACACCGTCGCGAACAACAAAGTCACGGCCAATCTCACTTCCGTCATCAACGAG GCTGGTGTTACTGATGGATGCAGTCGAACGGTTGGAAATCTTCTTTATACG GTTGCGACGAAGTACCCTGCAAATGCCTTGCCGCATCGTCCAACATTACTACAATACATTGTTTCTTCAAAG GTCAAAACAACTGCACAGTTAGATGCAGCCTTATCATTTCTTGCTACCACGGGCTTGGAGAATCTTGATTTGAAGACATTTGAAGAAGCTTGTGGTGTTG GCATTGAGGTTTCCACAGAAGATATCAAACAAGCTGTCAGTGAAGTTGTTGAGGAGAACAAGGCTACAATTTTGGAGCTTCGCTATCGAACAAATG TGGGTGAGTTGCTTGGCCATGTGCGCAAGAGGCTGCCATGGGGTGACGCAAAAGTTGCCAAG CAACTTGTTGATGCAAAACTATATGAACTACTGGGTGAACGAACAGCAGCAGATGATGAAAAGCCATCtagaaagaagaaggagaaaccGGCTAAAGTAGAG GATAAAGCACCTGTTGCCACTCCTGAAAAGTCACCTGAAGAAGATCTTAATCCATATTTAATATTTCCTAACCCAGAGGAAAATTTCAAg GTGCATACTGAGGTGCCTTTTAGTGATGGTAGTATTTTGAGATGTTGTAATACAAGGGCGCTTCTTGACAAACACTTGAAAGCAACAGGTGGAAAAGTTTTGACCCGCTTTCCACCTGAACCAAATGGATATTTGCATATTGGTCATGCAAAA GCTATGTTTATTGattttggattggcaaaagACAGGGATGGAGGTTGTTATCTGAG ATATGATGATACAAATCCTGAAGCAGAAAAGAAGGAGTATATTGATCACATTGAAGAAATTGTCCAGTGGATGGGTTGGAAACCATTCAAG ATTACTTACACAAGTGATTATTTCCAAGAATTGTATGAATTAGCTGTGGAGCTCATAAAAAAGGGTCATGCGTATGTTGACCATCAG ACACCTGATGAGATAAAGGAATATAgggagaagaagatgaacagTCCTTGGAGAGACAGACCAATTTCAGAGTCACTGAAGCTCTTTGAGGATATGAAAAGTGGCCTTGTAGAAGAAGGAAAAGCCACTCTTAGAATGAAGCAGGACATGCAGAGTGATAATTACAATATGTATGACCTTATTGCTTATAGAATTAAG TTTACTCCACATCCTCATGCCGGAGACAAATGGTGTATTTATCCAAGCTATGACTATGCTCACTGCATTGTTGATTCTCTAGAGAATATCACACATTCA CTGTGTACACTTGAATTTGAGACACGTCGAGCATCATATTATTGGTTGTTGCATGCGTTAGGCATTTACCAGCCTTATGTATGGGAATATTCAAGATTGAATGTCTCTAACACAGTTATGTCGAAGCGTAAG CTGAATCGTCTAGTTACAGAGAAGTGGGTTGATGGGTGGGATGATCCTCGTTTGATGACACTAGCTGGTTTGCGGCGTAGAGGCATGACGCCCACTGCAATCAATGCTTTTGTTCGAGGAATTGGAATAACTAGAAG TGATGGCACTTTGATTTCCGTTGAACGCCTTGAATACCATGTTAGGGAAGAATTAAACAGAACAGCTCCTCGTGCAATGGTTGTCCTTCATCCTCTCAAG GTTGTTATTACTAATCTTGAAGCCAACTTAGCTATTGAGGTTGATGCAAAGTTATGGCCTGATGCAAAAGCTGATGATGCTTCTGCTTTCTACAAG ATTCCATTTTCCAATGTTGTATATATTGAACGTTCGGACTTCCGGATGCAAGACTCGAAAGATTATTATGGTCTAGCTCCTGGGAAATCTGCGATACTCAG ATATGCATTTCCGATAAAGTGCACTGAAGTGATTCTAGCTGACGACAATGAGACTATTCTTGAAATTCGAGCTGAGTATGACCCTTCAAAGAAGACAAAGCCTAAG ggGGTTCTCCATTGggtttctcaaccttctcctgGAGTTGATCCACTAAAGGTGGAAGTCAGGTTGTTTGAGAGGCTATTCCTATCAGAG AATCCCGCTGAACTTGACAATTGGCTTGGCGATTTAAACCCTAATTCCAAAGTAATAATTCCGGGTGCTTACGGAGTGTCCTCCCTGCGGAATGCAAAAGTTGGGGACAATTTCCAATTTGAACGATTAG GCTACTTCGTAGTTGACCAGGACTCAACTCCagaaaaacttgtttttaataGGACTGTCACTTTAAAGGACAGCTATAGCAAAGGTGGAAAATAG